GAGGGCGGCGGCGATTTGATGAGATGCAGGTAGAAGGCCACCTGGCGAAATGCCGCGCGCCCGTCGCGCCGGGGCAGAAACAGGCGCCGATACCATTCCCCGCTGCCCCAACAGTAGGCTAGGTAGACCACGCCGTTCATCACGAACAGCCAAGCGATAGCGAAATGCCAATGCCGTCCGCCCGCCAGCCATCCACCCAATTGTAGCGCCGGCGGTGGCGCGACGCCCTGAAAAGGATACCAACGATAAAGCGCGCCACGCGGTCCCAATGCCGGATAAGCGGCCAGGATTTGCAAGCCGCTTCCTGCCATCAAGACGACAAACAGGACGTTGCACCAATGGGTTAGGCGAATCGGCCAGGGCTGCGGGCGACGCTTGCGTACAGGGGGGCAGGGCATAACTTCCGTATGTTTTACGTGTGCCTATTAACCCATGGACCAAGGGTTAAGGTCCACCGCCGGATGTGCCGTTCGCAGGCACCTCAGTCGGCGCCGCCGGTGGCGCGGATATGTTGGCCCGTAATCCAGCGCCCGCCCTCGCTCGCCAAAAAAACCACCACCTCGGCGATATCTTCGGGTTGCCCCAGGCGCCCCAATGGCGAGAGGCTGACCGCCTGTGCGCGGTTTTCGGGCGCCACCGCTTGGTAGAACATATCG
The Candidatus Binataceae bacterium DNA segment above includes these coding regions:
- a CDS encoding cytochrome b/b6 domain-containing protein translates to MPCPPVRKRRPQPWPIRLTHWCNVLFVVLMAGSGLQILAAYPALGPRGALYRWYPFQGVAPPPALQLGGWLAGGRHWHFAIAWLFVMNGVVYLAYCWGSGEWYRRLFLPRRDGRAAFRQVAFYLHLIKSPPPSDFYDGLQRLAYSGVIGVAAVMVLSGLAIYEPVQLHLLTTLFGGYDGARAVHLAGLGMIALFAALHLVLVLCHPRKLVKMITGGQHE